Proteins from a single region of Ziziphus jujuba cultivar Dongzao chromosome 1, ASM3175591v1:
- the LOC107407356 gene encoding glutaredoxin-C9 encodes MQVVNKSGIQISTEAPATATAAVMKLESSPYEMVRQLGCSNPVVMFSMSGCCMCTVAKRLLFGLGVGPSVIELDQHVTGDDIQAVLYELAGDTQQPLPAIFVGGKFLGGVETLMACHINGTLIPLLKEAGALWL; translated from the coding sequence ATGCAGGTGGTCAACAAATCCGGAATCCAGATCAGCACCGAAGCGCCGGCGACAGCTACGGCGGCGGTTATGAAGCTTGAGAGCTCTCCATATGAGATGGTTCGTCAGCTGGGATGCAGCAACCCAGTGGTGATGTTCAGCATGAGTGGCTGCTGTATGTGCACTGTCGCCAAACGCCTCCTCTTCGGCCTTGGTGTCGGCCCCTCTGTCATCGAGCTCGATCAGCATGTCACCGGCGACGATATTCAAGCAGTGCTTTACGAGCTTGCCGGAGACACCCAGCAGCCGCTCCCTGCCATTTTTGTTGGAGGGAAGTTCCTTGGTGGTGTAGAAACCCTCATGGCTTGCCACATCAATGGAACTCTCATCCCTCTCCTCAAAGAAGCCGGTGCTCTTTGGCTGTAA
- the LOC107407353 gene encoding magnesium protoporphyrin IX methyltransferase, chloroplastic gives MAYSASFSSSVCFHCSPSPPSPTPTPNSIPRFSPRLTRPPSLTTTRPLTLPPPAALPTAVGDIDGTSLAVLGGGSVAALAAVLSLTDPERRRKLQAVEVGGGDKEVVKEYFNNSGFQRWKKIYGDTDDVNKVQKDIRLGHSKTVENAISMLLDEGPITGLTICDAGCGTGSLSIPLAKEGAIVSASDISAAMVAEAQKQAEEQLEDKNAMPNFEVKDLESLDGKYDTVICLDVLIHYPQSKADGMIAHLASLAQNRLILSFAPKTLYYDLLKRVGELFPGPSKATRAYLHAEADVERALKKVGWRIRKRGLITTQFYFSRLVEAVPA, from the exons ATGGCCTACTCCGCCTCTTTTTCCTCCTCCGTCTGCTTCCATTGCAGCCCAAGCCCACCAAGCCCAACCCCAACCCCAAATTCCATCCCCAGATTCTCTCCCAGGCTCACGAGACCACCCTCCTTAACCACAACCAGGCCGCTCACTCTCCCACCTCCGGCAGCCCTTCCAACAGCCGTCGGTGACATCGATGGCACTTCCTTAGCTGTACTAGGCGGTGGCTCGGTGGCCGCACTGGCGGCGGTGCTTTCACTGACCGACCCGGAGAGGAGACGGAAGCTCCAAGCGGTAGAAGTGGGCGGTGGCGACAAGGAAGTGGTGAAGGAGTATTTCAACAATTCCGGGTTCCAGAGGTGGAAGAAGATCTACGGAGACACAGACGACGTCAACAAGGTCCAAAAGGATATCAGGCTGGGCCACTCCAAGACCGTCGAGAATGCGATTTCGATGTTGCTCGACGAAGGCCCAATTACAGGACTCACAATCTGCGACGCTGGCTGCGGCACCGGCTCTCTCTCTATCCCTCTCGCAAAAGAAGGTGCCATTGTCTCCGCCAGTGATATCTCTGCTGCTATGGTTGCCGAGGCACAGAAACAG GCAGAAGAACAATTAGAAGACAAAAATGCAATGCCAAACTTTGAAGTTAAAGATTTAGAGAGCTTGGATGGGAAATATGACACAGTGATATGCCTCGATGTTCTAATTCACTACCCACAGAGCAAGGCAGATGGGATGATTGCCCACCTTGCTTCTTTGGCTCAGAACCGATTGATTCTGAGTTTTGCACCAAAAACGTTGTATTATGATCTGTTGAAGAGGGTAGGGGAATTGTTCCCTGGACCTTCTAAGGCAACCAGAGCTTATCTCCATGCAGAGGCAGACGTTGAGAGGGCTTTGAAGAAAGTTGGATGGAGGATAAGGAAAAGAGGCTTAATCACTACGCAGTTTTACTTTTCAAGGCTTGTTGAGGCTGTACCTGCTTAA
- the LOC107413833 gene encoding endoplasmic reticulum oxidoreductin-1 isoform X2 — MVGVKGLLPKRWGWVLGALIAIFLAVAMTSRIAPQFSIFGRSNKPCHCAQDTQKYSGVVEDCCCDYETVDRLNEEVLYPSLQELVKTPFFRYFKVKLWCDCPFWPDDGMCRLRDCSVCECPESEFPESFKKPHHGLSPDDLICQEGKPQAAVDRTLDSKAFKGWTVTNNPWTNDDETDNDEMTYVNLQLNPERYTGYLGPSARRIWDAIYAENCPKYPSEELCQEERILFKLISGLHSSISVHIAADYLLDETTNLWGHNLTLLYDRVLKYPDRVRNLYFLYLFVLRAVTKATAYLEHAEYDTGNPIEDLKTQSLTKQLLYNPKLQAACPLPFDEAKLWKGQSGPELKQKIQKQFRNISALMDCVGCEKCRLWGKLQVLGLGTALKILFSVDGQANLGQTLELQRNEVIALLNLLNRLSESVKFVHEMGPSVEKSMEGQISAPAASSCRFQRIWSSVFNTPAPSCPLQRIWSSVFNTPAPSCPLKRMWTSIF; from the exons ATGGTTGGGGTAAAGGGTCTACTACCAAAACGATGGGGTTGGGTGCTTGGAGCTCTCATCGCCATCTTCCTTGCTGTGGCTATGACTTCCAGAATTGCTCCTCAATTTTCCATCTTCGGACGATCTAACAAGCCCTGTCACTGCGCTCAG GATACACAAAAGTATAGTGGGGTGGTGGAAGATTGTTGTTGTGATTATGAGACTGTGGACCGTCTTAACGAGGAAGTGCTGTATCCATCACTTCAAGAGCTTGTTAAAACTCCATTTTTCCGCTACTTCAAG GTCAAGTTATGGTGTGACTGCCCTTTCTGGCCTGATGATGGTATGTGCCGCCTACGAGATTGCAGTGTTTGTGAATGTCCAGAAAGTGAGTTCCCTGAATCGTTCAAGAAGCCCCATCATGGCCTCTCACCAGATGATCTTATTTGTCAAGAAGGAAAGCCACAGGCAGCTGTGGACCGTACACTCGATAGTAAAGCTTTCAAAGGCTGGACAGTAACAAACAATCCTTGGACGAACGATGATGAGACAGACAATG atGAGATGACGTATGTAAACCTTCAGCTCAATCCTGAACGATATACTGGCTATTTAGGTCCATCTGCTAGAAGAATATGGGATGCTATCTATGCAGAAAACTGCCCCAAAT ATCCATCTGAAGAGTTATGTCAGGAAGAAAGAATTTTATTCAAGTTGATATCCGGTCTTCACTCCTCTATTTCAGTACACATAGCCGCTGATTATCTACTTGATGAGACTACGAACTTG TGGGGTCACAATCTCACGTTGCTGTATGATCGGGTGCTGAAATATCCTGATCGTGTTAGAAATTTGTACTTCTTATATCTCTTTGTTCTCCGAGCTGTGACAAAG GCTACAGCTTACCTGGAACATGCTGAATATGACACAGGCAATCCCATTGAGGATCTGAAAACACAGTCCTTGACAAAACAACTACTATACAATCCTAAACTACAAGCTGCATGCCCACTCCCATTTGACGAAGCTAAGCTGTGGAAGGGCCAAAGTGGACCTGAACTGAAGCAAAAAATCCAAAAGCAGTTCAGAAACATTAG CGCATTGATGGATTGTGTAGGATGTGAAAAGTGTCGACTTTGGGGAAAGCTTCAGGTTCTGGGTCTTGGTACTGCATTAAAGATCCTTTTCTCTGTTGATGGCCAAGCAAACTTGGGTCAGACT CTGGAGTTGCAAAGGAATGAAGTGATTGCTCTATTGAACCTGCTCAATCGACTCTCAGAATCAGTGAAATTTGTCCATGAAATGGGACCTTCAGTAGAAAAGAGCATGGAAGGACAGATTTCTGCACCCGCTGCTTCAAGCTGCCGTTTCCAAAGGATATGGAGTTCTGTATTTAACACACCTGCACCAAGTTGCCCTTTGCAAAGGATATGGAGTTCTGTATTTAACACGCCTGCACCAAGTTGCCCGTTGAAGAGGATGTGGACATCGATTTTTTAG
- the LOC107413833 gene encoding endoplasmic reticulum oxidoreductin-1 isoform X1 has protein sequence MVGVKGLLPKRWGWVLGALIAIFLAVAMTSRIAPQFSIFGRSNKPCHCAQDTQKYSGVVEDCCCDYETVDRLNEEVLYPSLQELVKTPFFRYFKVKLWCDCPFWPDDGMCRLRDCSVCECPESEFPESFKKPHHGLSPDDLICQEGKPQAAVDRTLDSKAFKGWTVTNNPWTNDDETDNDEMTYVNLQLNPERYTGYLGPSARRIWDAIYAENCPKYPSEELCQEERILFKLISGLHSSISVHIAADYLLDETTNLWGHNLTLLYDRVLKYPDRVRNLYFLYLFVLRAVTKATAYLEHAEYDTGNPIEDLKTQSLTKQLLYNPKLQAACPLPFDEAKLWKGQSGPELKQKIQKQFRNISALMDCVGCEKCRLWGKLQVLGLGTALKILFSVDGQANLGQTQLELQRNEVIALLNLLNRLSESVKFVHEMGPSVEKSMEGQISAPAASSCRFQRIWSSVFNTPAPSCPLQRIWSSVFNTPAPSCPLKRMWTSIF, from the exons ATGGTTGGGGTAAAGGGTCTACTACCAAAACGATGGGGTTGGGTGCTTGGAGCTCTCATCGCCATCTTCCTTGCTGTGGCTATGACTTCCAGAATTGCTCCTCAATTTTCCATCTTCGGACGATCTAACAAGCCCTGTCACTGCGCTCAG GATACACAAAAGTATAGTGGGGTGGTGGAAGATTGTTGTTGTGATTATGAGACTGTGGACCGTCTTAACGAGGAAGTGCTGTATCCATCACTTCAAGAGCTTGTTAAAACTCCATTTTTCCGCTACTTCAAG GTCAAGTTATGGTGTGACTGCCCTTTCTGGCCTGATGATGGTATGTGCCGCCTACGAGATTGCAGTGTTTGTGAATGTCCAGAAAGTGAGTTCCCTGAATCGTTCAAGAAGCCCCATCATGGCCTCTCACCAGATGATCTTATTTGTCAAGAAGGAAAGCCACAGGCAGCTGTGGACCGTACACTCGATAGTAAAGCTTTCAAAGGCTGGACAGTAACAAACAATCCTTGGACGAACGATGATGAGACAGACAATG atGAGATGACGTATGTAAACCTTCAGCTCAATCCTGAACGATATACTGGCTATTTAGGTCCATCTGCTAGAAGAATATGGGATGCTATCTATGCAGAAAACTGCCCCAAAT ATCCATCTGAAGAGTTATGTCAGGAAGAAAGAATTTTATTCAAGTTGATATCCGGTCTTCACTCCTCTATTTCAGTACACATAGCCGCTGATTATCTACTTGATGAGACTACGAACTTG TGGGGTCACAATCTCACGTTGCTGTATGATCGGGTGCTGAAATATCCTGATCGTGTTAGAAATTTGTACTTCTTATATCTCTTTGTTCTCCGAGCTGTGACAAAG GCTACAGCTTACCTGGAACATGCTGAATATGACACAGGCAATCCCATTGAGGATCTGAAAACACAGTCCTTGACAAAACAACTACTATACAATCCTAAACTACAAGCTGCATGCCCACTCCCATTTGACGAAGCTAAGCTGTGGAAGGGCCAAAGTGGACCTGAACTGAAGCAAAAAATCCAAAAGCAGTTCAGAAACATTAG CGCATTGATGGATTGTGTAGGATGTGAAAAGTGTCGACTTTGGGGAAAGCTTCAGGTTCTGGGTCTTGGTACTGCATTAAAGATCCTTTTCTCTGTTGATGGCCAAGCAAACTTGGGTCAGACT CAGCTGGAGTTGCAAAGGAATGAAGTGATTGCTCTATTGAACCTGCTCAATCGACTCTCAGAATCAGTGAAATTTGTCCATGAAATGGGACCTTCAGTAGAAAAGAGCATGGAAGGACAGATTTCTGCACCCGCTGCTTCAAGCTGCCGTTTCCAAAGGATATGGAGTTCTGTATTTAACACACCTGCACCAAGTTGCCCTTTGCAAAGGATATGGAGTTCTGTATTTAACACGCCTGCACCAAGTTGCCCGTTGAAGAGGATGTGGACATCGATTTTTTAG
- the LOC107413996 gene encoding uncharacterized protein LOC107413996, whose product MESQQQEEEAFPPPPSLPDSTPPPPPPLPPPPPFDPSRMIGIIKRKALIKELAAVYHAECLAYCQELLELQRKWDEPYIDLKTPEDTRKETLRPSKRLKKTR is encoded by the exons ATGGAATCgcaacaacaagaagaagaagctttTCCTCCTCCGCCTTCTCTACCTGACTCTACTCCTCCTCCGCCTCCACCTCTGCCTCCGCCTCCGCCCTTCGATCCCAGTCgaa TGATCGGCATAATAAAGAGAAAGGCCTTGATAAAAGAATTAGCTGCCGTATACCATGCAGAATGCCTTGCATACTGTCAAGAGCTTTTGGAACTCCAAAGAAAATGGGATGAG CCATATATTGACTTGAAAACTCCAGAGGATACAAGGAAAGAGACGTTACGACCTTCCAAGCGGCTAAAGAAAACTCGTTAG